One stretch of Planctomycetota bacterium DNA includes these proteins:
- the cysK gene encoding cysteine synthase A — protein sequence MPVFPDNVETIGRTPLVRINRLASGLDVRLLAKIERRNPAFSVKCRIGAAMIEDAERSGKLAPGQHVVEPTSGNTGIALAFVCAAKGCPLTLLMPESMSVERRQLLRGLGAEIVLTPAGEGMRGAVARAEEMARDPRYFMPQQFKNPANPEIHFRTTGPEIWNDTEGRVDVFVAGVGTGGTITGVSRFFKQAQGQRLHTVAVEPAASPVLSGGSPGPHKIQGIGAGFVPDVLDRSLVDEILQVTNDEAVALARRIAKEEGILCGISCGAAMHAALRVAARPESAGKTIVVVLPDSGERYLSTGIYEA from the coding sequence GTGCCTGTTTTCCCGGATAACGTCGAGACGATCGGGCGGACTCCGCTGGTGCGGATCAATCGCCTTGCCAGCGGCCTCGACGTCCGGCTGCTGGCCAAGATCGAGAGGCGCAATCCAGCCTTCAGCGTCAAGTGCCGGATCGGCGCGGCGATGATCGAGGACGCCGAGCGGAGCGGCAAGCTCGCGCCCGGCCAGCATGTCGTCGAACCGACCAGTGGCAATACCGGCATCGCCCTGGCGTTCGTCTGCGCCGCCAAGGGCTGCCCGCTCACGCTCCTGATGCCCGAGTCGATGTCGGTCGAGCGCCGCCAGTTGCTCCGCGGGCTCGGAGCGGAGATCGTCCTCACGCCGGCCGGCGAGGGGATGCGCGGAGCCGTGGCCCGGGCCGAGGAGATGGCCCGCGACCCGCGCTATTTCATGCCGCAGCAGTTCAAGAATCCCGCCAACCCCGAGATCCACTTCCGTACCACCGGCCCCGAGATCTGGAACGACACCGAGGGGCGGGTCGACGTGTTCGTCGCGGGCGTCGGCACCGGCGGCACGATCACGGGCGTGTCCCGGTTCTTCAAGCAGGCCCAGGGCCAGCGCCTCCACACCGTCGCCGTCGAACCGGCTGCCAGCCCGGTGCTCTCCGGCGGCTCCCCCGGCCCCCACAAGATCCAGGGGATCGGCGCCGGCTTCGTGCCCGACGTCCTCGACCGCAGCCTCGTCGACGAGATCCTCCAGGTGACCAACGACGAGGCCGTCGCGCTCGCCCGACGGATCGCCAAGGAGGAAGGGATCCTCTGCGGCATCTCCTGCGGTGCGGCGATGCACGCGGCGCTGCGCGTCGCGGCCCGGCCGGAGTCGGCCGGCAAGACGATCGTCGTCGTCCTTCCCGATTCTGGTGAACGCTACCTCTCGACCGGCATCTACGAAGCCTGA
- a CDS encoding sulfatase: MRVAALLVLSLVSCLWVSRPGSAAPPNVLVIYADDLGWGELGCQGNREIPTPHIDSLARDGVRCTQGYVAATYCSPSRAGLLTGRYPTRFGHEFNAVAQQTGLHLDETTLATRLKSLGYATMCIGKWHLGGKPPYLPTARGFDQFYGTLGNTPFFHPKQFIDSRRSTEVVPVDDPAFYTTEAYAQRAVEWLKDRTGEPWFLYLPFNAQHAPLEAPQKYLDRFATIPEGKRRTFAAMMLAMDDAVGSVLETVRALGQEENTLVWFIADNGGPTAGTTSGNGPLRGFKMTTFEGGPRVPFLVKWKGTLPAGKAYDLPVMNLDVVPTVLAAAGKPVDAAAHLDGVDILPYLSGRQTGRPHDSMYWRCGEQWAVRKGDWKLVVSKGGSGKPELYDLSSDVGEQRDRAAAEPARVAELQKLYDVWNAEQAPPSARDKPADQKKKRAAAAPAA; encoded by the coding sequence ATGCGCGTCGCGGCGTTGCTCGTGCTGTCGCTGGTGAGTTGTCTGTGGGTTTCCCGGCCGGGCAGCGCGGCACCGCCGAACGTGCTGGTGATCTACGCCGATGACCTCGGCTGGGGTGAGCTCGGCTGCCAGGGGAACCGCGAGATCCCCACGCCGCACATCGATTCGCTGGCCCGCGACGGCGTCCGCTGCACGCAGGGCTACGTCGCCGCCACCTACTGCAGCCCATCGCGCGCCGGCCTGCTCACGGGCCGCTACCCGACGCGCTTCGGCCACGAGTTCAACGCCGTGGCCCAGCAGACCGGCCTGCACCTCGACGAGACGACGCTCGCCACGCGTCTCAAGTCGCTCGGCTATGCCACGATGTGCATCGGCAAGTGGCACCTCGGCGGCAAACCGCCCTACCTACCGACGGCGCGGGGCTTCGACCAGTTCTACGGCACGCTGGGCAACACGCCGTTCTTCCATCCCAAGCAGTTCATCGATTCGCGCCGCTCGACGGAGGTCGTGCCGGTCGACGATCCCGCCTTCTACACGACCGAGGCCTACGCCCAGCGCGCCGTCGAATGGCTGAAGGACCGCACGGGGGAGCCGTGGTTCCTCTACCTCCCGTTCAACGCCCAGCACGCCCCCCTCGAGGCGCCGCAAAAGTATCTCGACCGGTTCGCCACGATCCCCGAGGGGAAGCGACGGACGTTCGCGGCGATGATGTTGGCGATGGACGACGCCGTCGGCAGCGTCCTGGAGACGGTGCGGGCCCTCGGCCAGGAGGAGAACACGCTGGTCTGGTTCATCGCCGACAACGGCGGCCCGACCGCCGGGACGACGTCGGGCAACGGCCCGCTCCGCGGCTTCAAGATGACGACGTTCGAAGGGGGCCCGCGCGTGCCGTTCCTCGTAAAGTGGAAGGGGACGCTGCCGGCGGGCAAGGCCTACGACCTGCCGGTGATGAACCTCGACGTCGTCCCCACCGTGCTCGCCGCCGCCGGCAAGCCCGTCGACGCGGCAGCGCATCTCGACGGCGTCGACATCCTCCCCTACCTCTCTGGCCGTCAGACCGGCCGCCCCCACGACTCGATGTACTGGCGCTGCGGCGAGCAGTGGGCCGTGCGCAAGGGCGACTGGAAGCTCGTGGTCTCGAAGGGGGGCAGCGGCAAGCCCGAGCTCTACGACCTGTCGAGCGACGTCGGCGAACAGCGCGATCGGGCGGCCGCCGAGCCGGCGCGGGTCGCCGAGCTCCAAAAGCTCTACGACGTCTGGAACGCCGAGCAGGCGCCGCCGTCGGCGCGCGACAAACCTGCCGATCAGAAAAAGAAGCGAGCGGCCGCGGCACCGGCAGCATGA
- a CDS encoding sigma-54-dependent Fis family transcriptional regulator, giving the protein MTETDPLAAVWRETGRHLEIAVAVDAIADVLSAAFPVAGIHVVRIVADGQRVEVVASAGPSGAPQPASPATPLAAAQWRRLVAWVRSGAVATTDDAAVAALVAAVGHPRGGLAGALCGVDGPLGAVVFEPASGEAFSAADRALVARLLEPFAVTLENDARLHELRSLRQAAEADRRSLLSRLGRQEIAEDVVGARTGLRHVMERVELVARSDVPVLILGETGTGKEVVARAIHTRSKRADGPFIRVNCGAIPPELVDSQLFGHEKGSFTGAADQHQGWFERADRGTLFLDEIGELPLPAQVRLLRVLQDHQIERVGGKAPVRVDVRIVAATHRDLAAMVTERSFREDLWYRVNVFPILLPTLRERREDIPALVRHFAHRAAVRFGLPEVEPTSADLLLLGEYDWPGNIRELGAVIDRAAILGGGRGLDVAAALGLGRRPPPPVPATDPTLFEVVPESTPLAAAVEPAPALADIVPLAVTMRRHVERALTATRGRIEGPRGAAALLQINPHTLRARMRKLGVEPGRFRD; this is encoded by the coding sequence ATGACCGAAACCGACCCCCTCGCCGCGGTGTGGCGCGAGACCGGCCGGCACCTCGAGATTGCTGTCGCGGTCGACGCGATTGCCGATGTGCTCTCGGCCGCGTTTCCTGTGGCGGGCATCCACGTGGTGCGCATCGTCGCCGATGGGCAGCGCGTGGAGGTCGTGGCGAGCGCCGGTCCGTCGGGTGCCCCCCAGCCGGCCTCCCCGGCCACGCCGCTCGCTGCGGCGCAGTGGCGGAGGCTCGTCGCCTGGGTACGGAGCGGCGCGGTGGCCACGACCGACGACGCCGCGGTCGCCGCGCTCGTGGCGGCGGTCGGCCATCCGCGCGGTGGCCTGGCAGGGGCGCTGTGCGGTGTCGATGGCCCGCTCGGCGCCGTCGTGTTCGAGCCGGCATCGGGCGAAGCATTTTCCGCCGCCGACCGGGCGCTCGTCGCCCGGCTCCTCGAGCCGTTCGCGGTGACACTCGAAAACGACGCCCGGCTCCACGAGCTGCGGTCGCTGCGGCAGGCGGCCGAGGCCGATCGGCGCTCGCTCCTGTCGCGGCTCGGCCGGCAGGAGATCGCCGAGGATGTCGTCGGCGCCCGCACCGGGCTGCGGCACGTGATGGAGCGGGTCGAGCTGGTCGCGCGCTCCGACGTGCCGGTGCTGATCCTCGGCGAGACCGGCACCGGCAAGGAGGTGGTCGCCCGCGCGATCCACACCCGCTCGAAACGTGCCGACGGGCCGTTCATCCGCGTCAACTGCGGCGCGATCCCACCGGAGCTCGTCGATTCGCAGCTCTTCGGGCACGAGAAGGGGAGCTTCACCGGCGCCGCCGACCAGCACCAGGGATGGTTCGAGCGCGCCGACCGCGGCACGCTGTTTCTCGACGAGATCGGTGAGCTCCCCCTGCCGGCGCAGGTCCGCCTCCTCCGCGTGCTCCAGGACCACCAGATCGAGCGCGTCGGTGGCAAGGCACCGGTGCGGGTCGACGTGCGGATCGTCGCCGCCACCCACCGCGACCTGGCCGCGATGGTCACCGAGCGCTCGTTCCGCGAGGATCTCTGGTACCGCGTGAACGTGTTCCCGATCCTCCTTCCCACCCTCCGCGAGCGCCGCGAGGACATCCCGGCGCTGGTCCGTCATTTCGCCCACCGGGCGGCGGTGCGGTTCGGCCTTCCCGAGGTCGAGCCGACCAGCGCCGACCTCCTGCTGCTCGGCGAATACGACTGGCCGGGCAACATCCGCGAACTGGGGGCGGTGATCGATCGGGCGGCGATCCTCGGCGGCGGGCGCGGGCTCGACGTGGCGGCGGCGCTCGGCCTGGGGCGGCGTCCGCCGCCGCCGGTGCCGGCCACCGATCCGACGTTGTTCGAGGTCGTGCCCGAAAGTACGCCGCTGGCGGCCGCCGTCGAGCCGGCGCCGGCGTTGGCCGACATCGTCCCCTTGGCCGTGACGATGCGCCGCCATGTCGAGCGGGCTTTGACAGCGACGCGCGGGCGGATCGAGGGACCGCGCGGCGCGGCGGCCCTGCTCCAGATCAATCCCCACACGCTCCGCGCGCGGATGCGGAAGCTGGGGGTCGAGCCGGGGCGGTTTCGGGACTGA
- a CDS encoding DUF2292 domain-containing protein produces the protein MPDGPDSPRPIETQSSAQPATDAVLRRIGDALRGLRFGSVLAIVQDRVVVQIERTEKTRFPR, from the coding sequence ATGCCGGACGGACCCGACTCCCCACGGCCGATCGAAACGCAGTCCTCCGCGCAGCCGGCGACTGACGCCGTCCTGAGACGGATCGGCGACGCCCTGCGCGGGCTCCGCTTCGGGTCGGTGTTGGCGATCGTGCAAGACCGCGTCGTCGTCCAGATCGAACGAACCGAGAAAACGCGCTTTCCTCGCTGA